DNA from Lentibacillus amyloliquefaciens:
TCCGATCACCATGATGAAATGCTGTTTATCATCATCCACCATGTGAGTGAGCTTTGGCTGAAACTGATCATTCACGAAACCAAAGGCGCGATTGCAGCAATCGAGCAGAATAATTTGCGGGCTTCCTTCAAAATGCTTTCCCGTGTGTCGAAAATACAATCGCAAATCATTAACGGCTGGGATGTGCTGTCCACCCTTACACCCGCTGAATATATGGAGTTCCGCGACAAACTGGGGAATGCGTCCGGTTTCCAGTCATACCAGTATCGGTTGGTCGAATTTGTGCTTGGTTATAAAGCACCGCATATTTTAAAAATCTATCAAAATGACCCGGAAATCTATCGCATTTTGGAAGATGCCTATCATAAACCAGGACTTTATGACGTTGCGATTCAAGCTCTGGCACGCCACGGATTCACAATCGATGAGGAAGTTCTCAACCGTGATTTCTCCAAAACATACGAGAAAAATGCTTCTGTTGAGAGAGCGTGGATGAACGTATATCACAACGCCCCGGCATACTGGGAGCTGTATGAATTGGCGGAAAAACTGGTCGATATTGAAGACTGGTTCCAGCAGTGGCGCTTCCGGCATATGAAAACAGTGGAACGAATCATCGGACATAAAACAGGCACCGGCGGTTCATCAGGTGTCGGCTACCTGAAACAGGTGCTTGATCACTATTTCTTTCCGGAGTTGTGGGAACTGCGTACTAAAATTTAAGAAGGTGTTCAAAAAGCCCGGTAAAAACGACACTGTATGCGATTGTAGTCAATACCTAAAATGGTATATAATATTGGTTACATTTTAAAAGTGGAAAGGAATTAATTATGAACGATCATTGGTCATCCAGAATTGGATTTATTTTATCATCAGCAGGTGCAGCGATCGGCCTTGGAGCTATATGGAAATTCCCCTATATGACAGGCATGAACGGGGGCGGCGCCTTTTTCCTGCTTTTTATTGCATTTACCTTAATCATCGGGCTTCCCCTCTTGGTTACTGAATTTATTATCGGACGCGGTGCTCAGAAAGAAGCTGTCAGTGCGTTCAAAAAACTCGCTCCCGGCAGCAGTTGGCAGGTTATCGGTTATTGGGGCATTGCCGGTTCATTTATCCTGTTGTCATTTTACAGTGTTGTCGGCGGCTGGGTGCTCATATACAGTGTCATGTCGCTGTTTGGCTCTGTCATTTCAGACAATGCCAATTATGAACAGTTATTTGGAGCGATCACCGGTGATCCGCTTATCGCCATTTCCGGGCATGCCCTGTTTTTAATCCTCGCCGTCATTATTGTTTCCTTTGGGATTAAAGCGGGGATTGAAAAAGCAAGTAAAGTGATGATGCCATTATTGTTTGTCTTTTTTATCATACTGGTCATCCGATCTGTTACCTTCGAAGGCGCAGCTGAAGGTCTTAAATTCTTTCTGCAGCCTGACTTTTCCAAAATGACAGCAGAAGGGATTTTGTATGCACTCGGCCAGTCCTTCTTTGCCCTGGCGGTCGGTTTTTCCGTCATGGTGACATACAGTTCCTACCTTGGTAAAGATGTGAGCTTGCCGTTTTCAGCGGCATCTGTTTCAATTATGAACGTTTTTGTTTCACTTTTAGCCGGACTGGCCATATTCCCTGTAGTCTTTTCATTCGGACTGGAGCCGACAGAAGGCCCTGGCTTATTATTCATGGTGCTGCCGGCTGCTTTTGCACAAATGCCATTCGGTGAAGTGTTCCTGACGTTATTTCTGTTGCTGTTCCTGTTTGCCATTTTCACATCAGCCTTCAGCATGCTTGAGATTATGACAGCCGCTGTTACCGCCAGAAAGAACTATTCACGAACCAAAGTCGTGTGGGCTTCCGGACTAATCGTCTTTATAGCCGGCATTCCTGCTGCCCTGTCATCAAGTGCGCTGGCAGACTTTAAAATCTTTGGAAAGACTGTTTTTGATGCGAGTGATTTTCTTGTCAGTAACATCATGCTTCCGGGCGGATGTCTGATGATGGCATTATTCATCGGTATCAGAATGGATCAGTCACTGATGAAGCAGGAATTTTCCTATGCCAATAACCTTTCATCCGGAGCATATCAGCTCTGGTTTCAAATCATGCGCTGGCTCGTGCCGGTCACCATCGTTATCGTCTTCTTAAATTCAGTCGGTATTATTCAATTTTAATGCATGAATCCTAAGCCTTTTCCATGTAAACAGTGATATTTAAGGTTAAAATAGCATGAGGAGGGAATTTATTCTCAAAATGGGAGGTTATCGCATATGGCACAAAAAATTGTCATCGTCGGCGGTGTAGCGGGCGGTGCCAACATCGCGTCACAATTGCGGCGGAATGATCAAAACTCTGACATTACCTTATTTGATAAAGATGAGCATATCGCCTTCTCCACCTGTGGTATGCCGTATTACATCGGCGGTGAAGTTGAAAAGCGGTCTCATCTGCTCGTGAATAGCGAAAAGTTTGCCGATAAATTCGATATAAACTTGCAAACCAATGCAGAAGTTATAAAAATCGACCGTGAAAACAAGCAGGTTACTTACCGGGATTCCTCGGGAGAACATAAAACACCTTACGATAAACTTGTGCTGGCACCCGGCGCTTCTGCCATCAAACCTGATTTTGACGGGTATAATGAAAAACGGGTGTTCACACTCCATACTATCCCGGATATGGATGCGATTCAGGAATTTATCCAGACCCATCAACCAAAAACCTGTGCCATCATCGGTGCCGGTTTCGTCGGTATGGAACTGGTCGAGAATTTACAAGCACTCAGTATTGACTGTACGATTATCGACCGAAGCAAACAAGTCATGAAGCTTGTCGATAAGGACATGGCCGCAATGATTGAGGACCATATCACTTCAAAAGGCACTCACCTTCTTTTGAATGAAGAACTTAACTCATTTTCAAATAACGGCTCGACGCTGCACTTAGGCAGCGGCAAAAGTGTGCAGGCTGACATGACCATCATGGCTGCCGGCATCCGTCCGAATAAGAAATTGGCTGAAGACAGCGGCTTGAAAATAGGCAAAACGGGTGCGATTAAAGTAAACAATTTTATGCAGACGAACGATCCCGATATTTATGCCATCGGAGACGTTATCGAAACAAATGACTTTCTGACCGGAACGCCGAGACATGTTGCACTGGCAGGGCCGGCACATCGCCAGGCCATCATTGCAGCCGGCCATATGCAAGGAAACAAAATCGAATATTCAGGCGTGCAGGGTTCTGCCATTTTTAAAGTATTTGATTTAACAGTTGGTTCTACAGGGTTGAACGCCGCTGTATTGGATCATTTGGACATTGAGTATAAAACAGTGACACATGAGGCCCTCTCTCATGCCGGCTATTATCCCGGTGCTGAGAAAATTTGCATCAAAATCCTGTTCGATGCAAAAACAGGCTTGTTATACGGTGCTCAAGTCATTGGAAGAGAAGGTGCCGATAAACGATTAGCTGTCCTGGCAACAGCCATGAAAGGCAGAATGACCGTGCACACTCTGACGGAATTGGAACTGGCCTACGCGCCGCCATATTCATCACCGAAAGACCCCGTCAATGTCATCGGCTATAAAGCAACAAGCAAACTGGAGTCTTAAAAAACTTTTTGATAATGATTGTAATAAGCGCAAAAGAAGCACCAGCCGGCTGACTGGTGCCTTTTTCTATGTTATTTAAATATGGCGCCCGATTAAAATCCTTCTTCAAAACGATAAATCAATCTGTATTTATCTTCATTCACCAGTTCTTTCATATGGACTTTGACATTATGCCCCAGATACGCTTCCTCGTCAGTCATTGC
Protein-coding regions in this window:
- the kynA gene encoding tryptophan 2,3-dioxygenase, whose amino-acid sequence is MNDNPFENENDIHTDFKEKMTYGDYLQLDQLLNSQRRLSDHHDEMLFIIIHHVSELWLKLIIHETKGAIAAIEQNNLRASFKMLSRVSKIQSQIINGWDVLSTLTPAEYMEFRDKLGNASGFQSYQYRLVEFVLGYKAPHILKIYQNDPEIYRILEDAYHKPGLYDVAIQALARHGFTIDEEVLNRDFSKTYEKNASVERAWMNVYHNAPAYWELYELAEKLVDIEDWFQQWRFRHMKTVERIIGHKTGTGGSSGVGYLKQVLDHYFFPELWELRTKI
- a CDS encoding sodium-dependent transporter produces the protein MNDHWSSRIGFILSSAGAAIGLGAIWKFPYMTGMNGGGAFFLLFIAFTLIIGLPLLVTEFIIGRGAQKEAVSAFKKLAPGSSWQVIGYWGIAGSFILLSFYSVVGGWVLIYSVMSLFGSVISDNANYEQLFGAITGDPLIAISGHALFLILAVIIVSFGIKAGIEKASKVMMPLLFVFFIILVIRSVTFEGAAEGLKFFLQPDFSKMTAEGILYALGQSFFALAVGFSVMVTYSSYLGKDVSLPFSAASVSIMNVFVSLLAGLAIFPVVFSFGLEPTEGPGLLFMVLPAAFAQMPFGEVFLTLFLLLFLFAIFTSAFSMLEIMTAAVTARKNYSRTKVVWASGLIVFIAGIPAALSSSALADFKIFGKTVFDASDFLVSNIMLPGGCLMMALFIGIRMDQSLMKQEFSYANNLSSGAYQLWFQIMRWLVPVTIVIVFLNSVGIIQF
- a CDS encoding CoA-disulfide reductase — translated: MAQKIVIVGGVAGGANIASQLRRNDQNSDITLFDKDEHIAFSTCGMPYYIGGEVEKRSHLLVNSEKFADKFDINLQTNAEVIKIDRENKQVTYRDSSGEHKTPYDKLVLAPGASAIKPDFDGYNEKRVFTLHTIPDMDAIQEFIQTHQPKTCAIIGAGFVGMELVENLQALSIDCTIIDRSKQVMKLVDKDMAAMIEDHITSKGTHLLLNEELNSFSNNGSTLHLGSGKSVQADMTIMAAGIRPNKKLAEDSGLKIGKTGAIKVNNFMQTNDPDIYAIGDVIETNDFLTGTPRHVALAGPAHRQAIIAAGHMQGNKIEYSGVQGSAIFKVFDLTVGSTGLNAAVLDHLDIEYKTVTHEALSHAGYYPGAEKICIKILFDAKTGLLYGAQVIGREGADKRLAVLATAMKGRMTVHTLTELELAYAPPYSSPKDPVNVIGYKATSKLES